Proteins found in one Aspergillus chevalieri M1 DNA, chromosome 2, nearly complete sequence genomic segment:
- the aspf4 gene encoding allergen Asp F4 (COG:S;~EggNog:ENOG410PRRT;~InterPro:IPR038903;~SECRETED:SignalP(1-20);~go_component: GO:0005576 - extracellular region [Evidence IEA];~go_function: GO:0019863 - IgE binding [Evidence IEA]): protein MQLKNSLVWFTALTAATASARLHGHERRHHHDKRAAGDMVYATINGVLQSWVNEFSGGHEATTTSSATEEATQAPTTTTASAVASVSAIPTSESSSSSSDWFSHPSDGQYTREGFGGKTSSSGGGGTIFYAGNVGDPWGSNIIEVTEEKAPQYKHVVQFKGSNSDAWTVVFWNKIGPDGKLTGWYGHSALKFTLEPGEVRYVAFDDDTQGGWAAAQGEDIPKDQFGGWSSTWGEMDFSSSANNGWSGWDVSCIQAQAAKQAVQGMKICTHNNQKCSTITGNAATVDNAYTEALKAVNGIGGNEQSGAVRLVAELDFN from the coding sequence ATGCAGCTCAAGAACTCCCTCGTCTGGTTTACAGCGTTGACCGCTGCCACCGCCAGCGCGCGTTTGCACGGCCACGAgcgtcgtcatcatcatgaCAAGCGTGCGGCAGGTGACATGGTCTATGCCACCATCAACGGCGTCCTCCAATCCTGGGTCAACGAATTCTCTGGTGGCCATGAGGCCACCACTACCTCTTCGGCTACTGAAGAGGCTACTCAGGCTCCTACGACCACCACTGCTTCGGCTGTCGCTTCCGTTTCCGCCATCCCCACCTCCGaatcgtcgtcctcgtcctccgaCTGGTTCTCCCACCCCTCCGACGGCCAGTACACCCGTGAAGGCTTTGGCGGCAAGACCTCGTccagcggcggcggcggtacTATCTTCTACGCTGGTAACGTTGGTGACCCATGGGGTAGCAACATCATCGAAGTTACCGAGGAAAAGGCCCCTCAGTACAAGCACGTCGTTCAGTTCAAGGGCAGCAACTCTGACGCCTGGACTGTCGTTTTCTGGAACAAGATCGGCCCCGATGGAAAGCTCACCGGCTGGTACGGCCACTCCGCTCTCAAGTTCACCCTCGAACCCGGTGAGGTCCGCTATGTTGCCTTCGACGATGACACCCAGGGTGGCTGGGCTGCCGCCCAGGGTGAGGATATCCCCAAGGATCAGTTCGGCGGTTGGTCGTCTACATGGGGTGAGATGGACTTCTCGAGCTCTGCGAACAACGGCTGGTCCGGCTGGGATGTTTCTTGTATCCAGGCTCAGGCTGCTAAGCAGGCCGTccagggtatgaagatctgCACCCACAACAACCAGAAGTGCTCTACTATCACCGGTAACGCCGCCACCGTGGACAACGCCTACACCGAGGCTCTCAAGGCCGTCAACGGCATTGGTGGTAACGAGCAGTCTGGTGCCGTTCGTCTCGTTGCCGAGCTCGACTTCAACTAA